The Kwoniella dendrophila CBS 6074 chromosome 1, complete sequence genome contains a region encoding:
- a CDS encoding DNA replication complex GINS protein PSF2: MALPKHLQNGLTPDELTFLAEEETIDIVPLFSMTRVRLLSGIYGPFQPPSAAKVPLWLALSLKRKRKCRIVPPEWLGMERLQNLLKEERETAESFCSLPRRFIEVSKVLLDIASDDLMQPSLLRSLLKDLREVRQAKIRIGLQSEGVMRGSYLQVTNLTPLELSEMKPFLVKAMGIMQSLEPRRDEDDEDDDIGNGDGIDYGS; the protein is encoded by the exons ATGGCTCTGCCGAAACACCTGCAAAATGGGTTAACCCCAGATGAATTAACGTTTTTGGCGGAAGAAGAAACGATAGATATCGTACCGCTATTTTCGATGACAAGAGTACGATTGTTGAGT GGTATATATGGTCCCTTCCAGCCGCCATCAGCAGCGAAAGTACCATTGTGGTTGGCATTGTCATTGAAACGTAAGAGGAAATGTAGAATCGTACCGCCAGAATGGTTAGGTATGG AGCGTTTGCAAAACCtattaaaagaagaaagagaaactgCAGAATCATTCTGTTCGTTACCTAGGAGGTTCATTGAAGTGTCAAAAGTATTATTAGATAT TGCATCGGACGATCTAATGCAACCTTCATTATTACGAAGTTTACTGAAGGATCTAAGAGAAGTTAGACAAGCTAAAATCAGGATAGGTCTACAAAGTGAAGGTGTAATGAGAGGAAGTTATTTACAG GTAACCAATCTTACACCACTGGAACTGAGTGAAATGAAACCTTTCCTAGTGAAAGCTATGGGTATAATGCAATCTCTTGAACCTAGAAgagacgaagatgatgaagatgacgatatAGGAAATGGTGATGGAATAGATTATGGATCATAG